The Micromonospora sp. M71_S20 genome window below encodes:
- a CDS encoding VOC family protein has translation MSAVRVTGFDHLVLNVTDVERALDFYCGLLGLAPVRVDQWRAGAVPFPSVRVDAGTIIDLVRRDRGESNVDHFCLVVEPLDWAEVVASGAFTVIEGPVGRFGARGSATSLYVRDPDGNSVELRWYPQDAA, from the coding sequence GTGAGCGCGGTGCGGGTCACGGGCTTCGACCACCTGGTGCTCAACGTGACCGATGTGGAGCGCGCGCTGGACTTCTACTGCGGACTGCTCGGCCTGGCCCCGGTGCGGGTCGACCAGTGGCGGGCCGGCGCCGTCCCGTTCCCCTCGGTACGGGTCGACGCGGGGACCATCATCGACCTCGTCCGCCGGGACCGGGGCGAATCCAACGTCGACCACTTCTGTCTGGTGGTGGAGCCGCTGGACTGGGCGGAGGTCGTCGCGTCGGGCGCCTTCACGGTGATCGAGGGGCCGGTGGGCCGGTTCGGCGCGCGGGGCAGCGCCACCTCGCTCTACGTGCGGGACCCGGACGGCAACTCCGTGGAACTGCGCTGGTACCCCCAGGACGCCGCCTGA
- a CDS encoding LysR family transcriptional regulator: MLERHELETFLTLAEELHFGRTAERLRVTTGRISQVVKQLERRVGAPLFARTSRVVQLTPIGRQLAADLAPLAAGIDDAVRRAVEAGRGVTGRLRVAFLGEWTAPTLLKAVALFSRRHPDCQVEVREVQLFNSRQSLLDGSVDVLMAAYPFDGMACGPALLEERRLLAVAAGHPLTRQESVSLEALGDHPVVQYPAVTSAEFKRDRTPEQTPSGRPVPKGPAGNTFSEMLTLVAMGRGVLPVGEHTRRYYPRPDVAYVPIRDAPPIRRGMVWRESNGTARVHEFVRAATDANTA; this comes from the coding sequence GTGCTGGAACGACACGAGCTGGAGACCTTCCTGACCCTCGCCGAGGAGTTGCACTTCGGCCGGACGGCGGAGCGCCTGCGGGTGACCACCGGGCGGATCAGCCAGGTGGTCAAGCAGCTGGAACGCCGCGTCGGCGCCCCGCTCTTCGCCCGTACCAGCCGGGTCGTCCAGCTCACCCCGATCGGGCGGCAGCTCGCCGCCGACCTGGCGCCGCTGGCCGCCGGCATCGACGACGCCGTACGCCGGGCCGTCGAGGCGGGGCGGGGCGTGACCGGGCGGCTGCGGGTCGCCTTCCTCGGCGAGTGGACCGCGCCGACGCTGCTCAAGGCCGTCGCCCTGTTCTCGCGACGCCACCCCGACTGCCAGGTCGAGGTGCGGGAGGTGCAGCTCTTCAACTCCCGGCAGAGCCTGCTCGACGGCTCCGTCGACGTCCTGATGGCCGCGTACCCCTTCGACGGGATGGCCTGCGGACCGGCGCTGCTGGAGGAACGGCGGTTGCTCGCGGTGGCCGCCGGGCACCCGCTGACCCGGCAGGAGTCCGTCTCCCTGGAGGCGCTCGGCGACCACCCGGTGGTGCAGTACCCGGCCGTGACCTCGGCGGAGTTCAAGCGCGACCGCACGCCCGAGCAGACGCCGTCGGGGCGGCCGGTGCCGAAGGGGCCGGCGGGCAACACGTTCTCGGAGATGCTGACGCTGGTCGCGATGGGGCGAGGGGTGCTGCCGGTGGGCGAGCACACCCGCCGCTACTACCCGCGCCCCGACGTGGCGTACGTGCCGATCCGCGACGCGCCACCGATCCGGCGGGGCATGGTCTGGCGGGAGAGCAACGGCACGGCCCGGGTCCACGAGTTCGTCCGGGCCGCGACCGACGCGAACACGGCCTGA
- a CDS encoding DUF1801 domain-containing protein gives METTTVTDYLADLDAPLREIGEKLRPVIEAALPGATGAMWHGHPVWGLGDRPGRRPVCLVKAYGAYVTFGLWRGGEVTDPSGRLVAGARQMASVKLRTLADVDPALFTDWLRQAQALEAR, from the coding sequence ATGGAAACGACGACAGTTACCGACTACCTGGCCGATCTCGACGCCCCGCTGCGGGAGATCGGCGAGAAGCTGCGCCCCGTCATCGAGGCGGCCCTGCCGGGGGCGACCGGGGCGATGTGGCACGGACACCCGGTCTGGGGGCTCGGCGACCGGCCGGGCCGGCGTCCCGTCTGCCTCGTGAAGGCGTACGGCGCGTACGTCACCTTCGGGCTGTGGCGCGGCGGCGAGGTCACCGACCCCTCGGGGCGGCTGGTCGCCGGCGCCCGGCAGATGGCCTCCGTGAAGCTGCGGACCCTCGCCGACGTCGACCCCGCCCTGTTCACCGACTGGCTGCGCCAGGCCCAAGCCCTGGAGGCGAGGTGA
- a CDS encoding 4a-hydroxytetrahydrobiopterin dehydratase has translation MRALFSSRSKHDYLSDALTLLTGWIREGEQIRRTLVIDDSQHAALTERVKVVADALHLRPEISRRADQTQIRVGHGNAPLTEGEVLLAARIEDAYRAVSQP, from the coding sequence ATGCGCGCGCTGTTCAGCAGTCGATCCAAGCACGACTACCTCAGCGACGCGCTGACGCTCCTCACCGGTTGGATCCGCGAGGGTGAGCAGATCCGACGCACCCTCGTCATCGACGACTCGCAGCACGCCGCCCTCACCGAGCGGGTGAAGGTGGTCGCCGACGCGCTGCACCTGCGTCCGGAGATCAGCCGCCGAGCCGACCAGACCCAGATCCGGGTGGGGCACGGCAACGCGCCGCTGACCGAGGGGGAGGTCCTGCTGGCCGCCCGCATCGAGGACGCCTACCGTGCGGTCAGCCAGCCCTGA
- a CDS encoding succinate dehydrogenase/fumarate reductase iron-sulfur subunit, whose protein sequence is MGNQNPQGPGKPGAKRQFRIWRGDENGGDLQDYMVEVNEGEVVLDVIHRLQATDAPDLACRWNCKAGKCGSCSMEINGKPRLSCMTRMSTFTEDETVTVTPLRTFPVIRDLVTDVSFNYEKARETPAFAPPADLAPGEYRMQQVDVERSQEFRKCIECFLCQNVCHVIRDHEENKQAFSGPRYFIRAAELDMHPLDAKSDRKEYAQAEQGLGFCNITKCCTEVCPEHIKITDNGIIPMKERVVDRRYDPLVWLGSKIFRRGQVPQTSVTSEHVSGAVRGSAAHGGVHSHAGGSHDPRAEVQAQRGVNWDREVPRPTAPAVDDHGKLPLTELTFDRAAAPSPFGDDVTFPLPPEHLNFAHPEQDKH, encoded by the coding sequence ATGGGTAACCAGAACCCCCAGGGGCCCGGGAAGCCGGGCGCGAAGCGCCAGTTCCGCATCTGGCGCGGCGACGAGAACGGCGGCGACCTCCAGGACTACATGGTGGAGGTGAACGAGGGCGAGGTGGTCCTCGACGTCATCCACCGGCTCCAGGCGACCGACGCCCCCGACCTGGCCTGCCGCTGGAACTGCAAGGCCGGCAAGTGCGGCTCCTGCTCGATGGAGATCAACGGCAAGCCGCGGCTGAGCTGCATGACCCGGATGTCCACCTTCACGGAGGACGAGACGGTCACGGTCACCCCGCTGCGCACCTTCCCGGTGATCCGGGACCTGGTCACCGACGTCTCGTTCAACTACGAGAAGGCGCGGGAGACGCCGGCGTTCGCGCCGCCGGCCGACCTGGCGCCCGGCGAGTACCGGATGCAGCAGGTCGACGTGGAGCGCTCGCAGGAGTTCCGCAAGTGCATCGAGTGCTTCCTGTGCCAGAACGTCTGCCACGTCATCCGCGACCACGAGGAGAACAAGCAGGCGTTCTCCGGGCCGCGGTACTTCATCCGGGCGGCCGAGCTGGACATGCACCCGCTGGACGCGAAGAGCGACCGCAAGGAGTACGCGCAGGCCGAGCAGGGCCTCGGGTTCTGCAACATCACCAAGTGCTGCACCGAGGTCTGCCCCGAGCACATCAAGATCACGGACAACGGGATCATCCCCATGAAGGAGCGGGTCGTCGACCGCAGGTACGATCCCCTCGTGTGGCTTGGTAGCAAGATCTTCCGGAGGGGTCAGGTGCCTCAGACCAGCGTGACCAGCGAACACGTCAGCGGTGCGGTGCGCGGCAGCGCGGCGCACGGGGGCGTGCACTCGCACGCGGGCGGCTCCCACGACCCGCGGGCCGAGGTACAGGCGCAGCGCGGCGTCAACTGGGACCGCGAGGTGCCGAGGCCGACCGCGCCGGCCGTCGACGACCACGGCAAGCTGCCGCTGACGGAGCTCACGTTCGACCGGGCGGCGGCGCCGTCGCCGTTCGGCGACGACGTGACCTTCCCGCTGCCGCCGGAGCACCTGAACTTCGCCCACCCGGAGCAGGACAAGCACTGA
- a CDS encoding PH domain-containing protein: protein MANATYDRKEQFQQIQSGLLHGEQIIAVYDAVGTGTGFIGLTDRRVIIQDRSFVGKRYAITSIPYSKITSVSVVSNKSWGGSFFSTGAIAIHVGTHTYEVEFRGSDKSHHVHNVILHHIS, encoded by the coding sequence ATGGCGAACGCGACGTACGACCGCAAGGAGCAGTTCCAGCAGATCCAGAGCGGCCTGCTCCACGGAGAACAGATCATCGCCGTCTACGACGCCGTCGGCACCGGCACCGGCTTCATCGGCCTGACCGACCGGCGCGTCATCATCCAGGACCGCTCGTTCGTCGGCAAGCGGTACGCCATCACCAGCATCCCGTACTCGAAGATCACCAGCGTCAGCGTGGTCAGCAACAAGTCGTGGGGCGGCTCGTTCTTCTCCACCGGGGCCATCGCGATCCACGTCGGCACGCACACCTACGAGGTGGAGTTCCGGGGCTCCGACAAGAGCCACCACGTGCACAACGTGATCCTGCACCACATCAGCTGA
- a CDS encoding class I SAM-dependent methyltransferase — MRHGEFRHPRLVAVYDAECPWSRDDDWFLAVVGGTPAARVLDLGCGTGRLALALAEAGHAVTGVDPAGASLDAARAKPGAERVTWVEGTSAVLADRSFDVAVLTSHVAQFLVDDDDWARTLADLARALVPGGRLAFDSRDPADRRWERWNPVDSRRRITLPDGEVVRAWTEVHTVSGGRVDFTHHYLFTDGEELLSSATLRFRTEEELRGPLGSAGFVVDRIHGGWGGEPVGRGDGEFLVLAHRQ; from the coding sequence ATGAGGCACGGTGAGTTCCGCCATCCACGGCTGGTCGCGGTCTACGACGCCGAGTGCCCCTGGTCGCGTGACGACGACTGGTTTCTCGCCGTCGTCGGCGGGACGCCCGCCGCGCGGGTCCTCGACCTGGGCTGCGGCACGGGGCGGCTCGCCCTCGCCCTGGCCGAGGCCGGCCACGCCGTCACCGGCGTCGACCCGGCCGGCGCGTCGCTGGACGCCGCCCGCGCCAAGCCGGGCGCCGAGCGGGTGACGTGGGTCGAGGGCACCTCGGCCGTACTGGCGGACCGGTCGTTCGACGTGGCGGTGCTGACCAGCCACGTCGCGCAGTTCCTCGTGGACGACGACGATTGGGCCCGTACGCTCGCCGACCTGGCCCGGGCGCTGGTGCCCGGCGGCCGGCTGGCGTTCGACTCGCGCGACCCGGCGGACCGGCGGTGGGAACGCTGGAACCCGGTCGACTCGCGGCGACGGATCACGCTCCCCGACGGCGAGGTGGTCCGGGCGTGGACGGAGGTCCACACGGTGTCCGGCGGGCGGGTCGACTTCACCCACCACTACCTCTTCACCGACGGCGAGGAGCTGCTCAGCTCGGCCACCCTGCGCTTCCGCACCGAGGAGGAGTTGCGCGGCCCGCTGGGGTCGGCCGGGTTCGTCGTGGACCGGATCCACGGCGGCTGGGGCGGGGAGCCGGTGGGCCGGGGCGACGGCGAGTTCCTCGTCCTCGCCCACCGGCAGTGA
- a CDS encoding (deoxy)nucleoside triphosphate pyrophosphohydrolase, translating into MRTERANGGGQAERRDLRVIVGAAIIRDGRVLACARSAPPEVAGMWEFPGGKVEPGESETAALARECAEELAVRVEIGDRVGRNVRMAHGRSVLKVYAARLLHGDQPRALEHSALRWLSADELDTVTWLPADAPIVAALRPILTA; encoded by the coding sequence GTGCGGACCGAACGGGCGAATGGCGGCGGGCAGGCCGAGCGACGGGACCTCAGGGTGATCGTCGGGGCGGCGATCATCAGGGACGGCCGGGTGCTCGCCTGCGCCCGTTCCGCCCCGCCCGAGGTGGCGGGCATGTGGGAGTTCCCCGGCGGCAAGGTGGAGCCGGGCGAGAGCGAGACCGCCGCGCTCGCCCGCGAGTGCGCCGAGGAGTTGGCCGTACGCGTGGAGATCGGCGACCGGGTGGGCCGCAACGTTCGGATGGCCCACGGCCGCTCGGTGCTCAAGGTGTACGCGGCCCGCCTGCTGCACGGTGACCAGCCGCGGGCCCTCGAACACTCCGCGTTGCGCTGGCTCTCCGCCGACGAGTTGGACACCGTCACCTGGCTCCCGGCCGACGCACCCATCGTCGCGGCCCTCCGGCCCATCCTGACCGCCTGA